A genomic region of Arachis stenosperma cultivar V10309 chromosome 9, arast.V10309.gnm1.PFL2, whole genome shotgun sequence contains the following coding sequences:
- the LOC130949629 gene encoding uncharacterized protein LOC130949629 yields the protein MEEASHGQKQAVKAFIPPLPYPQRFNKEIKDQHFPKFFEVFKKLDINIPLAKALEQMPLYAKFLKELINKKRSWHEKETVLLTEECSAVIQRGIPPKLKDLGSFIVSCTIGKMTLEKALCNLGASINLMPLSMMRKLAIEEIKPTRMSLVMADRSIKTPNGVVKNLLVKVGEFIFPADFVILDTKEEVNNSIILGRSFLSIARAIIDVEKGEMIVRVHNEQMVINVFNLMQHLPEQESYMRVDMIEGLVEEMLEANYQEQQEEEREGVQEVMEEQVAEISIEEKVEQDKTEEMPKQELKPLPTHLKYAFLGGVETLPVIINSFLSIEEEIKPVEILKAHKTALGWTIGDINGISPAIFMHKILLEEDSRPIVHHQRRLNPTMKEVVQKKVMKLWNAGIIYPIFDSSWVSPVQMVPKKGGMIVISNEKNESIPTRTVTGWRMCINYRRLNEATRKYHFPLPFIDHMLERLVGHAYYCFLDRYSRVPEGIVLGHKVSSKGIEVDRAKIEVIEKLPVPVNVKAMRSFLGHAGDVAIGAILGQKKDKLHHVIYYASKVLNEAQKNYTTTEKELLAIVYAFDKFRQYLIGSKVIVYTDHVVLKYFMSKQDPKPRLIRRVLLLQEFDIEV from the exons ATGGAGGAAGCATCTCATGGGCAGAAGCAGGCAGTGAAGGCTTTCATACCTCCTTTACCATATCCTCAAAGGTtcaacaaggagattaaggatcAACACTTCCCCAAATTCTTTGAAGTCTTCAAGAAGTTAGATATTAATATCCCCCTTGCTAAAGCATTAGAGCAGATGCCTCTATATGCAAAATTCTTGAAAGAACTTATCAATAAGAAGAGAAGCTGGCATGAGAAGGAAACAGTacttctcactgaagaatgcagtgctgTAATTCAAAGGGGCATTCCACCAAAGCTTAAGGATCTAGGGAGTTTTATAGTTTCATGCACCATAGGCAAGATGACATTAGAGAAAGCCCTCTGCAATCTCGGTgctagtatcaacttaatgcccctCTCAATGATGAgaaagcttgccatagaagaaatcaagcCTACCAGGATGTCATTGGTGATGGCCGATAGATCAATCAAGACACCCAATGGAGTTGTGAAAAATCTATTAGTGAAGGTTGgagagtttatcttccctgcagactttgtgatcctggaCACAAAAGAGGAAGTAAATAACTCAATTATCTTGGGAAGATCATTTCTATCTATAGCAAGAGCTATTATCGATGTAGAAAAGGGGGAAATGATCGTTAGGGTGCACAATGAGCAAATGGTAATCAATGTTTTCAACTTAATGCAACATCTCCCTGAGCAAGAAAGCTACATGAGAGTGGATATGATAGAAGGTTTGGTGGAAGAAATGTTGGAAgccaattatcaagaacaacaggaagaagaaagggaaggaGTTCAAGAGGTAATGGAAGAACAAGTAGCTGAAATCTCCATAGAAGAAAAGGTGGAACAAGACAAGACAGAGGAGATGCCGAAACAAGAATTGAAGCCTTTACCTACTCATCTCAAATATGCGTTTCTTGGAGGAGTGGAAACCTTGCCAGTAATCATCAATTCTTTCTTAAGcatagaagaagaaataaagccAGTTGAAATATTGAAAGCTCACAAAACAGCTTTAGGATGGACAATTGGTGATATCAATGGCATCAGCCCGGCCATCTTCATGCACAAAATTTTGCTAGAAGAAGATTCAAGGCCTATAGTACATCATCAAAGAAGACTCAACccaaccatgaaggaggtagtcCAAAAGAAAGTGATGAAGCTATGGAATGCTGGTATCATATACCCAATCTTTGATAGCTCTTGGGTGAGTCCAGTACAAATGGTGCCAAAGAAGGGAGGAATGATTGTGATCTCCAATGAGAAAAATGAATCaattcctacaaggacagtgaCTGGTTGGAGGATGTGTATAAACTATAGAAGACTAAATGAGGCCACAAGGAAATATCATTTTCCTCTCCCCTTCATTGATCATATGTTGGAAAGACTGGTgggccatgcttattattgcttcCTGGATAGGTATTCCAG GGTACCAGAAGGTATTGTTCTTGGGCATAAagtttcaagcaagggaatagaagtTGATAGAGCTAAGATAGAAGTCATTGAAAAGCTCCCTGTACCTGTCAATGTAAAAGCAATGAGAAGTTTTCTCGGGCATGCTGG TGATGTTGCAATTGGTGCTATATTGGGACAAAAGAAAGACAAgttgcatcatgtcatatacTATGCCAGTAAGGTGCTCAATGAGgcacaaaagaattacacaaccacagagaaagagctactgGCTATTGtatatgcatttgataagtttagacaatactTGATTGGTTCAAAAGTTATAGTGTATACTGATCATGTTGTTCTCAAGTACTTTATGTCTAAACAAGATCCAAAGCCCAGACTCATCAGAAGGGTGCTgctactacaagaatttgacattgaagTGTGA